One genomic window of Gossypium hirsutum isolate 1008001.06 chromosome D11, Gossypium_hirsutum_v2.1, whole genome shotgun sequence includes the following:
- the LOC121223610 gene encoding 14 kDa proline-rich protein DC2.15 — translation MASKRSASMALFLALNILFFSLVSATCRSCSSSGSNPIPTPTPSARGRCPRDALKLGVCAKVLSLVNVTVGSPPVMPCCSLLNGLVDLEAAACLCTAIRANVLGLNLNVPVSLSLLLNVCSRNVPTGFQC, via the coding sequence ATGGCTTCAAAAAGATCAGCTTCCATGGCCCTCTTTTTAGCACTCAacattcttttcttttccctaGTCAGTGCTACTTGTCGATCTTGCTCTTCTTCCGGCTCTAATCCCATCCCCACCCCCACTCCATCTGCACGAGGTAGGTGTCCCAGGGATGCTCTTAAATTAGGTGTATGTGCCAAAGTGCTTAGCTTAGTCAATGTCACTGTTGGTTCACCCCCAGTGATGCCATGTTGTTCCCTTCTCAATGGTCTCGTTGACCTTGAAGCTGCCGCTTGCCTTTGCACCGCTATCAGAGCTAACGTCTTAGGCCTCAACCTTAATGTCCCAGTTTCCCTTAGCTTGCTTCTCAACGTTTGCTCAAGGAATGTTCCTACTGGCTTCCAATGCTAA